One region of Quercus lobata isolate SW786 chromosome 2, ValleyOak3.0 Primary Assembly, whole genome shotgun sequence genomic DNA includes:
- the LOC115974230 gene encoding protein ALP1-like isoform X2, with amino-acid sequence MNVEPNYYSNSSSSDEEEDDDMFFLLMFVENKNNYIPKEPQRISMLTGDAFIKEILNGNPRTCYELFRMDRPTFTSLCNYLRTHKFLTNSRWITVEEAVGMFLLIVGHNVRMRVIADRFQHSTETVDRQFKETVRAICRLGKFIIRPSQSNEVHPRIANNTKFFPYFKKCIGAIDGTYISAWAPKLKLVSYRNRKATITHNIMCACDFDMKFTFVYTGWEGTTNDSRVFLDALQRPENNFPWPPSGGYII; translated from the exons ATGAATGTTGAACCAAATTATTATAGCAACTCATCATCTTCAGATGAGGAAGAGGACGATGATATGTTCTTCCTACTAATGTTTGTTGAGAATAAAAACAACTATATTCCTAAGGAGCCTCAACGTATCTCTATGTTGACTGGTGATGCATTTATAAAAGAGATATTGAATGGCAATCCTCGAACATGTTATGAGTTATTCCGCATGGATAGGCCAACATTTACAAGTCTATGTAACTATTTGAGAACACATAAATTCTTAACAAACTCACGCTGGATCACAGTGGAGGAGGCAGTTGGTATGTTCCTATTAATAGTGGgacataatgtgaggatgagggTAATAGCAGATCGTTTTCAACACTCAACTGAGACAGTGGACAGACAATTTAAGGAAACTGTAAGAGCCATATGCCGCCTGGGAAAATTCATTATACGTCCTTCTCAAAGCAATGAAGTGCATCCACGTATTGCTAACAATACCAAGTTCTTTCCATATTTCAAG AAATGTATAGGCGCaattgatggaacatatattagTGCATGGGCTCCAAAATTAAAGCTAGTCAGCTACAGGAATAGAAAGGCCACAATCACCCATAATATAATGTGTGCATGTGATTTTGATATGAAGTTTACATTTGTTTACACGGGTTGGGAGGGTACAACCAATGACTCACGAGTATTCTTAGATGCACTACAAAGGCCAGAAAATAATTTCCCATGGCCTCCATCTG gtggCTATATTATTTAG
- the LOC115974230 gene encoding protein ALP1-like isoform X1 — translation MNVEPNYYSNSSSSDEEEDDDMFFLLMFVENKNNYIPKEPQRISMLTGDAFIKEILNGNPRTCYELFRMDRPTFTSLCNYLRTHKFLTNSRWITVEEAVGMFLLIVGHNVRMRVIADRFQHSTETVDRQFKETVRAICRLGKFIIRPSQSNEVHPRIANNTKFFPYFKKCIGAIDGTYISAWAPKLKLVSYRNRKATITHNIMCACDFDMKFTFVYTGWEGTTNDSRVFLDALQRPENNFPWPPSGKIYCCLTYIFTIFKFNPFTMSYFSLSYYFFC, via the exons ATGAATGTTGAACCAAATTATTATAGCAACTCATCATCTTCAGATGAGGAAGAGGACGATGATATGTTCTTCCTACTAATGTTTGTTGAGAATAAAAACAACTATATTCCTAAGGAGCCTCAACGTATCTCTATGTTGACTGGTGATGCATTTATAAAAGAGATATTGAATGGCAATCCTCGAACATGTTATGAGTTATTCCGCATGGATAGGCCAACATTTACAAGTCTATGTAACTATTTGAGAACACATAAATTCTTAACAAACTCACGCTGGATCACAGTGGAGGAGGCAGTTGGTATGTTCCTATTAATAGTGGgacataatgtgaggatgagggTAATAGCAGATCGTTTTCAACACTCAACTGAGACAGTGGACAGACAATTTAAGGAAACTGTAAGAGCCATATGCCGCCTGGGAAAATTCATTATACGTCCTTCTCAAAGCAATGAAGTGCATCCACGTATTGCTAACAATACCAAGTTCTTTCCATATTTCAAG AAATGTATAGGCGCaattgatggaacatatattagTGCATGGGCTCCAAAATTAAAGCTAGTCAGCTACAGGAATAGAAAGGCCACAATCACCCATAATATAATGTGTGCATGTGATTTTGATATGAAGTTTACATTTGTTTACACGGGTTGGGAGGGTACAACCAATGACTCACGAGTATTCTTAGATGCACTACAAAGGCCAGAAAATAATTTCCCATGGCCTCCATCTGGTAAGATATATTGTTGCCTCACTTACATATTTAcaattttcaagtttaatccATTCACCATGTCATACTTCTCTctatcttattattttttttgttag
- the LOC115958057 gene encoding zinc finger MYM-type protein 1-like yields the protein MGPWGRVVWGGIFELGKYRHAEAEIFLESLVDLHLNDKIEYWVQFNAIVDCIRFLLCWGLAFHGHNESQGSSDKGNFLEFLQFLGDHNESINEVLQKVPKNCKLTHYEIQKDIMNAVARETSKTIIKDLNNGLFSILVDESRDISVKEQMALALCYVNKKRIIIERFFGIVHAANTTTLSLKYAIECLLCEYNLSLLKLCEQGYDGASNMQNDINGLKTLILKENKSAFYVHCFAHQLQLTLVAIAKNHINIAEFFLCDDIPILNMDEIFVVSGRPRCNTQQNTNLHHYCVELFYTVIDLQLQELNNRFSEVNTDLLLCMACLNPSNSFVAFDKENLIRLAKFYSSDFFGTDILALDSQLQNYICDICKAMTCF from the exons ATGGGACCATGGGGCCGTGTGGTGTGGGGTGGGATATTTGAATTGGGGAAGTATAGGCATGCAGAGGCAGAG ATTTTTCTGGAAAGCCTTGTCGATTTACATCTGAATG ataaaattgaatattGGGTTCAATTTAATGCAATAGTTGATTGCATAAGATTCCTTTTATGCTGGGGATTAGCTTTTCATGGTCACAATGAATCTCAAGGTTCAAGTGATAaaggaaattttcttgaatttctgCAATTTTTGGGGGATCATAATGAATCTATCAATGAAGTGTTGCAAAAAGTTCCGAAAAATTGCAAGCTTACCCACTATGAAATTCAAAAAGACATTATGAATGCAGTTGCACGTGAAACATCTAAAACCATCATCAAGGATCTTAACAATGGATTATTTTCAATATTAGTTGATGAGTCACGTGATATCTCAGTGAAAGAGCAAATGGCCCTTGCTCTTTGTTatgtgaacaaaaaaagaattattatagAGCGGTTTTTTGGTATTGTACATGCAGCAAATACCACTACTTTGTCACTCAAATATGCTATTGAATGTTTACTTTGTGAATATAATTTGAGTTTATTGAAATTATGTGAGCAAGGTTATGACGGGGCTAGTAATATGCAAAATGATATCAATGgtctcaaaactttaattttgaaagagaataagTCAGCATTTTATGTCCATTGTTTTGCTCATCAACTTCAATTGACTCTTGTTGCCATtgctaaaaatcacattaacattgctgaattttttttatgtg ATGATATTCCTATCTTGAACATGGATGAAATATTTGTAGTTAGTGGGAGGCCGCGATGCAAcacccaacaaaatacaaatttacatcattattGTGTTGAGCTATTCTACACAGTCATAGATTTGCAACTTCAAGAGCTTAACAACCGTTTTTCAGAGGTGAATACTGATTTGCTACTTTGTATGGCTTGCTTGAATCCAAGTAATTCATTTGTGGCTTTTGATAAGGAAAATTTGATACGTTTAGCAAAGTTCTATTCATCTGATTTTTTTGGGACAGATATCTTGGCACTTGACTCTCAACTTCAGAATTACATTTGTGATATATGTAAAGCAATGACTTGTTTTTAA